A section of the Venturia canescens isolate UGA chromosome 11, ASM1945775v1, whole genome shotgun sequence genome encodes:
- the LOC122418483 gene encoding putative odorant receptor 92a codes for MRSKVGLEGAIRFTKWAVFLACTWPPSRKATKCEFVKRDFILCLSILHILCLFILLINSIATYVTDPVVLTEIATLCSVCVVYIWKAIISRLHRKQFQILITDMEEFSRSCCKEERHIIQGYIDNCWIFHLMISCLFYYAATALIVIFFVNSEQKMIVTVAYPFSTESNVPYHLVLLHQTIFVYQISATCTVDCQVAIILWFAGARLEILAEETKCFSNISQIVLFIKKHNQLLSYANSIAKIMPYVTFVTTGTCGVAAIGVSIQIVADPSLSVIMHFGPALIALLLNLTISIWPAENMMRVCDLVGEAAYNVRWPDMSPKMMKYVLIILQRSQRPVQVSFGGFLPPLSFRFYSSFLTTIFSYFTTLRLAMSVGIESSH; via the exons ATGCGAAGTAAAGTAGGTCTCGAAGGAGCAATTCGATTCACAAAGTGGGCCGTTTTTCTCGCCTGCACTTGGCCACCATCAAGAAAGGCAACAAAATGCGAATTCGTCAAGAGGGATTTCATCCTATGTCTTTCCATATTGCATATATTGTGTCTTTTTATATTACTGATAAACTCAATCGCTACATACGTCACTGATCCGGTCGTTCTCACTGAAATAGCTACTTTATGTTCGGTTTGTGTAGTTTATATTTGGAAAGCTATTATTTCGCGATTGCATCGAAAACAGTTTCAG aTTTTGATCACCGATATGGAGGAATTTTCAAGAAGTTGTTGCAAAGAAGAAAGACACATTATCCAGGGCTACATCGATAATTGTTGGATCTTTCACTTGATGATATCGTGTTTATTCTACTATGCAGCTACTGCACtgattgtcattttttttgttaattctgaacaaaaaatgataGTCACAGTGGCTTATCCCTTTTCGACGGAATCCAATGTACCTTACCACTTGGTTTTACTCCATCAAACAATCTTCGTGTATCAAATTTCGGCGACTTGTACAGTCGATTGTCAAGTAGCGATAATTCTGTGGTTCGCTGGAGCCAGGCTCGAAATACTTGCTGAAGAAACCAAATGCTTTTCCAACATTTCGCAAATTGtgttattcataaaaaaacataaccaGCTTCTATCGTATGCCAATAGCATCGCCAAAATAATGCCCTACGTTACATTCGTTACCACAGGAACGTGTGGGGTTGCAGCGATCGGGGTTTCCATACAGATTGTTGCT GACCCATCCTTGTCGGTCATAATGCATTTTGGACCAGCCCTCATTGCTCTTCTATTAAATCTAACGATCTCTATTTGGCCGGCAGAAAATATGATGAGAGTG TGTGATTTAGTAGGAGAAGCTGCTTACAACGTACGATGGCCTGATATGTCaccaaaaatgatgaaatacgtTCTCATAATTCTGCAGAGATCACAACGCCCGGTTCAAGTCTCATTCGGTGGTTTTCTCCCCCCTTTATCATTTCGCTTTTATTCCTCg TTTCTCACAACTATATTTTCGTACTTCACTACTCTTCGGCTCGCCATGTCTGTCGGAATAGAATCATCGCATTGA
- the LOC122418485 gene encoding uncharacterized protein: MKTFSMILLGCVFVAALNAHPSPEAKKKEKRGVALFGPAGYDFFGVVPAFGATAWAPSSFGNPSWAPSPQGDLALGQIELQATHNVALQALQDPYPGTPSIAYPPDVIRAVHQAKEANNNVVAAQHRVAEAKQAAIIQQKIALAREVAAREAAQRSEEISAQAQAEARASAKQLVALQQRLATLKDSVAAAQRVAAAREAAAAAAIQRNASATAAELRKQDVDKQISQSEREAMHKDAVAAKENAIANAVQNSAAQKPPHHPWG; the protein is encoded by the exons ATGAAGACTTTTTCTATG ATCCTCCTTGGGTGCGTTTTCGTCGCAGCGTTGAACGCTCATCCAAGCCCAGAggcgaagaaaaaggaaaaacgtgGCGTTGCCCTGTTCGGCCCGGCGGGCTACGATTTTTTTGGAGTTGTTCCAGCTTTCGGTGCCACAGCGTGGGCTCCTTCCAGTTTTGGTAATCCTTCTTGGGCCCCCTCGCCACAAGGAGACTTGGCCCTTGGCCAGATCGAACTTCAGGCCACCCACAATGTCGCTCTTCAA GCACTTCAAGACCCTTATCCCGGTACTCCGAGCATCGCCTACCCTCCGGATGTCATTCGTGCCGTTCACCAAGCCAAGGAAGCCAACAACAACGTCGTGGCCGCCCAACATCGCGTCGCCGAAGCCAAACAAGCTGCGATTATTCAGCAAAAAATCGCACTCGCCAGAGAAGTTGCTGCACGCGAAGCTGCTCAACG ATCCGAAGAAATTTCGGCTCAGGCCCAAGCAGAAGCAAGAGCGAGCGCCAAACAACTGGTTGCGCTCCAGCAGAGACTGGCCACTCTCAAGGATTCAGTCGCTGCTGCACAGCGGGTTGCCGCAGCAAGGGAAGCAGCAGCTGCGGCTGCGATCCAGAGAAACGCTTCCGCGACTGCGGCAGAGCTCAGGAAGCAAGATGTCGACAAGCAAATCAGTCAGAGCGAACGGGAAGCGATG CACAAAGACGCAGTGGCAGCAAAAGAAAATGCCATAGCAAACGCCGTTCAGAACTCTGCAGCCCAGAAGCCCCCTCATCATCCCTGGGGATGA